From the Burkholderia sp. WP9 genome, the window GAGTTGAGGAGCCGACCATGACGCCTCAGATCGAAGCGTTTTACGATGCCACCACCGGTACTTTCACCTATGTCGTCTACGCGTCCGAAGGCTCGGCGTGCGCGGTGATCGATCCGGTGCTCGACTACGATCCGAAGTCGGGCGGTACGTCGACGGAGTCGGCGGAGCGCGTCGTCGCGTTCGTCAACGCGCATGAGCTGCGTGTTCAGTGGCTGCTCGAAACGCACGCGCATGCCGATCACCTGTCGGCCGCGCAGTATCTGAAGGAAGCCCTGGGCGGCGAGATTGCCATTGGCGAGAGCATTCGGATCGTGCAGAGCACATTCCGGCGCATCTTCAATCTCGGCGAGGACGTGCCTGCCGACGGCCGCCAGTTCGACCATCTGTTCCAGCCGGGTGAGACGTTCAGCATCGGCGAGTTGAGCGGGGAGGCGTTGCATGTGCCGGGCCATACGCCGGCGGACATGGCGTACCGGATCGGCGATGCCGTGTTCGTGGGCGACACGCTGTTCATGCCGGACGTCGGCTCGGCGCGCTGCGACTTTCCCGGCGGCGATGCCCATACGCTGTACGAATCCGTGCGCAGGCTGCTCGCGCTGCCGCCCGACACGCGGCTGTGCATGTGTCACGACTATCCGCCGCCGTCACGCGGGCCGCAATGGCAGACCACGGTGGCTGAACAGCGGCGCGGCAATATTCATTTGCACGACGGCGTGAGCGTGGCGGAGTTCGTGGCGATGCGCACCGCGCGCGACCGCACGCTCGGCATGCCGACGCTGATTCTGCCGGCCATCCAGGTCAATATCCGCGCGGGCAGCTTGCCGGAGCCGGAAGACAACGGCGTGCGTTACCTGAAGATTCCACTGAACGCGTTTTGAGCCGCGTGGGCGCCGGCGTTACCGCGTGAGCAGCATCGAACTGAGTACGGAGAACACCGTCGCGGGCAGTTCGGCAAGGCGGCTCACTACCACGTTGTGCGGATAGAAGTCCTCGACCGCGTCGGTCAGTACGCCGATTCCGACCAGTTCGATACCGCGCTTGCCGATGGCCGCGACGCGCTCGCGCAAATCGCTGCGCAACACCTGCGGATCGCCGTCGCCGGTGGACGGGTAGCCATCGGAAAACACCATCAGAATGCGCCGTTCGGCCTGGTGATCGGCAAGCCGTGTCGCGGCCCAGGCCAGCGCCTCGCCGTCCGGATTCTCGTGCCCGCAGTCGATGGCGGCGATCCCGCTCATGTCGGTCGCGCCGAAGCGTTTATAGACTTTCAGATCGAGTCGTTCGACGAAGCGGTTATAGCGCCGTAAGTCCGCGCCGGTTGCCCGCTGCCGCTCATAGAGCTGCTTCATCGGCACGGATTCGACCGAACAATAGCCGAGTACTTCGCAGTCGAACGACAACTGCGTCAGTGCATCGCACAAGGCGGCCGCGCACTGGCGCGCGAGTTCGATCTTGCGCCCGGCCATCGAGCCGCTGCGGTCGATCAGCAGCGTCACGGCCACGTCGCGTCCTTTGGCGGGCCGCTGCGTGCGAAACGGCGTGCGGTAGCCGGGCGAGGTCGCGAGCTTCGCCAATGCGGTGCGATCGATCTCGCCGCGCTCCTGCTCGCGGCGCCAGCGCGTGCGTTCGTCGGCGCTCAGCGCGCGTTCGAGCTTTTCCTTGAGCGGCGCGGTGTCCGCGCGCGCTTGCGTGCGTAGTTCGCGCCACGCGGCGCTGTCGCCCTGGCCCGTGAGATCGCGGATATCGTCGAATTCGGTGGCGAGCGGAATCGACAGCCGGGCTCGTGACGCGTCCGCTATCGAGCCGGCTGCTTCGCCTTCGGAACGCTCGGAGGGCTGCTGCGCGTCCGCGAGCGATTGACCCATGCCGACCGCGTTGTCCGCCTGCGCGCCACTGCTTCGATCGGACGGCGGCGAGGTCGCGCTGTTCTGATCGGGCCGCGTGGTTTCGTCATCGTCGCGCGGTGCGGACGACGACGCGGCCGTTTCCGTATCGATGTCTTCGAGCGGATCCGCGGTGAACGCCATGCTGTTCACCTCGCCTGCGGACAGCGCCCGCACGCGCGCCACGAGCGCCTGCGCCGCGGCAATGCTCTGCGCGGTCGAACGGCTCACGCGCGCCTCATCGAGCAAGTCCTGCGCGGCATGTAACGCGGCGAGCAGCGACTGGCTCGCTTCAGTCCGGGTGGGCGGCTCGTCCCACAATGCGCGCTCCACCAGCCAGACCAGCCGGTCGCGCCAATGCAGCTTTGGCCAGCGTTGCAGCACGCGCTCGGCGGCATGCAGGCGCAACCTGCCGATGAACCAGCGCGCGCCCGGATATTCGTCGAGCAATTGCCCGCACACGCGGCGGTCTTCGACAACTTGCGCGAGAGTCGCGACGATGCCCGCGGGCAGCGCGTCGAGCTGCGCGAGCGACGCATGCTTGGCGCGCGCGACCAGCAGGTCGAGATAGCCGATCAGCACATCGCGCTCGACCTCGCCATTCAACTCGTAGGCGGGAATCACGATCCGGCCGGGTTCGACGCGCGGACCGTCCGGACTGAACGCGACCGTCACGCCGTACTGACCGGTCAGCACGCGGGCGACCTTGCTGAGTGTGGATTCGAATGCGAAGCCGCGCGTGTCGCGCAGATTGCGCGTGGCGTGCATGGTGTTCAAGCGTCGGCGGCAGGCGCGATGTGATGACGGATGATGCCGCGAATCAACGCGGCGTCTTCCGGGCTCACCTTCGCATAAATTGCCGGGCCGGCTGCGCGTTCGGGGTCGCCCGTGCGCAGCATCAGTTCGGCCCAGTCGAGCAGGCGCCGGGTGGAGAACGCACTCGACAGGTCTTCGCGGGCGAACGCCGCGCGGCAGTCGGCGGCGATCGCGGCAAGCGTGGTGGCGAGCGCGCGCGTCATGTGCGGGGCGAGCGTGGCCATCAGCACGTCGGCTTCTTCAGCGGGTGACAGATAGTCGAGTAGATAGACGCGCCAGCGATCCAGAAACGCCTCGTTCATCAGATTGGCGCCCTGATACAGATGCCGGAACTGACTCATTGCGCCGACCGCGTTTGCCGTGGCGAACAGCCGGAAGGCCGGATGCGGCGCGACGATCTCGTTGCCTTTCTCCTTCAGCACGAGGCGGCCGTGCGGTTCGAGCACGGCGGTGAGGGCGGCGAGAATGGACGGCTCGGCAAAATCGATTTCGTCGACGATCAGCCAGAGTCCTTCGCGCATGGCCGTGGGCAGTACGCCGTCCACCCAGATCGTCTCACCGCCCTTGACCGTCCAGAAACCGACAAAGTCGCCAACGGTGGTCTGCCCGTTCATGTTGGAGCGCAGCACGCCGTGATGCGAACGCGCCGCGACCTGTTCGATCAGGCTGGTCTTGCCCGCGCCGGTATGGCCGATCAGCATCACGCGCCGGTTCTCGACAATGTCCTCGACAATGTCGTTAAAGCGCTCGGAGAACAGATAGGCCGGGTTCAGGCGCGGCACGAGCGGATTGCCCACGCCGCAGGGCACATCCACACGACCGATGCGCACGGTCTCGCCGGTGCCTTCGACCTGCCGGTGTTTTGCCGCCGCGGTCCGTGCCGCGGCGCGCTGCAATTCCGGCATGAAGGCGACGCGCCCGGCCGCGGATTGCTCGCTTGCGGCATTGTCCGTCTCGATCGCGAAGCCTTCGCGGCGCCATTTCTTGAGCTTCGCGCGCAGATTTTCCGCATCGACAACGAGATCGATATCGACCGCGCCAGGTTCGCCGCCGTTGTCCACGCCATGTTCGAGGCGATAGTTTTCCGGCCGGTCTGCCACACTGACGCGCCACCATTCCGCACCGCCTTCCGTTGCGCGTTGGTAGAGGCCAAGATTTTCGTCTTCGGTCAGTTCGGGCGCGTTCATGGCAAAGGTTGAATAGTCAATGACGAATAGTGCGTTGCGATTTGGCTGACGCCGAATGACCGACTATCTTATCTTGAGCGGCTTTCGAACTGCCAATTGCATTCCAGGCTGGCCGGCAGCTTCGAAACATTCGCAGTCCGCTTTGCCCCACATCGCGACAGGACAAATCGAAGGCAAAACAATGAGACTACATACAAAACTCATGGCTGCGCTGGCCGTGGCAAGTCCGCTGGCATATGGCCAAACTAGTGTGACGCTATATGGCCGCCTCGACGCGGGCCTCGAATATCTGGATCACATCAACAACGGCGCGGGCGGCAGTTCAAGCCGCTGGAGCGCGGAAGGAGGCGATTGGGGCACCAGTATGCTCGGCCTCAAAGGCAATGAAGACCTGGGCGGCGGCCTGAATGCGATCTTCAACCTCGAAACCGGCTTGCAGGTCATGAACGGCACGACAAGCGGCGGGCGGCTCTGGTCACGGCGCGCGTTCGCGGGTTTGAAGAGCCAACAGTGGGGCACGTTGCAGGCCGGCCGTAATCTGTTTATCGACAGCGACGGCGTGTGGGAATTCGACCCGTTCGTGCAGCAGGCGTTTTCGTCGGCCTCGCTCGTGCGCGGGCGCAACTGGCAGCAGACGAGCAACAACGTCGAGTATCACAGCCCGGTGTTCTGGGGTTTCGACGTGCAGGCGCAATATGCGTTCGGCAACCAGCCAGGCGCGTTCAATAGCGGCGCGGTGGGCGAGTTCGGCCGCTCGGACGGCATCATGCTGACGTACCACTCGCCGCTCTTCGACGTGCGCGGCATCTACGACGAACTGCGTGACGTCAACGGCCACTTCAGCAACATCTTCCAGGCGTCGCGCGAATATTTCGTGGGCGCGAACGTGCGCCTCGATTCGCTGAAACTGCAGGGCGCCTACACGCATTACTCAGCGCCCGATTCGCCGGCCGGCGTGGCCGACACCGCGGATCACTACTGGCTCGGCGCGACCTACACCTTCCAGCCCCGCTGGGCCGTGACGGCGGGCGGATTCTACGTGAAGGTCGGCGACGGATCGGGCGACGCCGCGCACGATCCGTCCGGCCACGCGATGATGTACGTGCTCGGCACCACCTACAACCTGTCGAAGCGCACCTTCCTGTATGGCACGGTGGGTTACGTGCACAACGGCAGCAACTCGAATTTTTCGCTCGAAGCTTCGCCTCGCGATGCGGTTGGCAACACGAGTCCGCTCGTCGGCGAATCGCAAACCGGCGCTTATGTCGGGATGCTGCATCAGTTCTGAGGTCTGTCTGCTTGCGCCGCGTCAGGCGGCGGCTTCGGTCACGAGGGTGGATTTGCGCAGCCGCACCGGGATCGACTTGGAAGCCGGCACCTGACTCGTTTTCGCATGATGCGAGAGCGGAATCAAGCGGTTGCATTCCGGGTAATAGCCCATGATGCAGCCACGCGGAATGTCGAACGCATGGACGTACATGCCGTCGATCTCGCGCGCGATGCCGTCGTTCGAGTCGGTGGAGATACATACCGCTTCGCCTTCCGCAAAGCCGAGCCGTGTCATGTCGTCCTGATGCATGAGCAACACCTCACGGCTGCCTTGCACGCCGCGGAAGCGGTCGTCGAGACCGTACACGGTCGTGTTGAACTGGCTGTCGCCGCGGGTCGTCATCAGGCGCAGCACGTCGGGGCCGCGCGACGGCATATCCGCGTCTTCGTCGAGCGTATCGGGCACGATGAAGTTGGCCTTGCCGTTTTCCGTGTTCCATTTGCGCTCGCACGCCGCAAGCGGCCGATGAAACCCGCCTGGCTGCCTGAAGCGCTGATTGAAGCCCTTGAACTGATCCGGATAGGTGCGCTCGATCGCCTCGCGCACCAGTGCATAGTCATCTACCCACGCATCCCAGTCGAGATTCGGATTGCGCGGCAACAGCGCCTTGGCGATGCCCGCGACAATCGCCGGCTCGGACAGCAACATGTCGCCGGCCGGCTCGGCCATTCCATGCGAACCGTGTACGCAGGCCGTGCTGTCTTCCACGCTGACCCATTGCTCGCCGCTCGCCTGGCGGTCTATCTCGATGCGCCCGAGACACGGCAGCAGATAGGCGACCTCGCCATGCAACAGATGGCTGCGATTCAGTTTGGTGGCGATCTGCACCGTGAGCCGCAGCCGTTGCCAGGCGGGGTCCATGACATGATGGTCGGGAATCGCCACCTGGAAATTGCCCCCTAAGCCGATAAAGGCTTTGACCTTGCCGTCGAGCACGCCGCGACAGGCTTCGACGGTGCTCATGCCTTTGTCGCGCGGCGGCTCGAAGCCATACAGGTCCTTCAGTGTGTCGAGCGGCGTGAGTTCAGGCTTCTCCGTGATGCCGACCGTGCGCTGTCCCTGCACGTTCGAGTGGCCGCGAATCGGACAGATGCCGGCGCCGGGCCGGCCGATATTGCCGCGTAAAAGCAGCAGGTTCGACAACATCTGCACGTTATGCACGCCGTTGCGGTGTTGCGTGATGCCCATGCCGTATAAGACCATCGACGCATTCGCCTGCGCGTAAACACGCGCCACGCTTTCGAGCGCGGCGCGGCTGAGTTGCGAGCGCTGCTCGATCTCTTCCCATGAGGTCGCGCGCATGGCGTCGGCAAAGGCTTCGAAACCGTGTGTGTGTTCGGCGATGAACGCCGCGTCGAGCACGCGTGGCGCCGCGTTGCGTTGCGCGTCGTCGTCCCATTCGATTAGCAGCTTGCACAGTCCGGCAATTGCCGCCGCGTCGCCGCCGATCTTGATCTGATGGTATTGCGTACTGATTTGCGTGTCGGCCGGGGTCAGCATGTCGAGCGGCGACTGCGGGTTCGCAAAATTAACCAGCCCGCGCTCCTTCAGTGGATTGAAGGTGATGATCTCCACGCCGCGTTTGCGCGCGTCCTGCAGTTGATGCAACATGCGCGGCGCGTTGGTGCCGGTGTTGTGGCCGAAGAACAGCATGCAGTCAGTGTGGGTGAAGTCTTCGAGCTGCACCGTCCCGACCGGCACGCCGATCGTCTTCGGCAAGCCGACCGAGGTGCTTTCGTGACACATGTTCGAGCTGTCGGGCAAATTGTTGGTGCCGTAGAGCCGGGCAAGCAACGCATACATGTAGGACGTTTCCAGCGACGCGCGGCCGGACGCATAAAATACGGCCTCGTTCGGGTGAATGGCTTGCAGTTCCCTCGCGATCTCGGCGAACGCGTGTTCCCAGGTGGTCTGCACATAGCGGTCGCTTGTGGCATCCCAACGCATCGGCGCGGTCAACCGCCCGCGCGATTCGAGTTCGAGACCGCTCCATGCGCGCAGTTCGTTCAATGTATGCGTGGCGAAAAAGTCAGCTTCGACGCGTTTGCTGGTGATCTCCCACGCGGTCGCCTTCGCGCCGTTTTCGCAGAACTCGAACAGGTGCGGGTCCGCCGGTTTGGCCCATGAGCAGCTCACGCACGCGAAGCCGTCCGCCTTGTTTTGTTGCGCCAGGATGCGACTCCCGTTCAACGTGACGTGTTCCTGCACGAGAATCGACGCGACCGCTTTCACCGAGCCCCAGCCGCCTGCCGCGTTGCGGTATTCCTTGATCGGCGCGCTGTCGGGCGTGCAATCCGCTTCCGCGTTGTCGGGTGCTGTTCCGGCGATCTCATCCGTACTCATGCTGGGCCTCCTCGGCGTAGGCGGCCGCTCCTCGAAGACCGGCTCGCAGGAGGAGGTCCGCAATTACCGGACCAGTGAATTAATTTGCGCTTACAACGATCTTCTGAGGCTGGAAGAAGGTGGTGGCGACCGGCGGCGGTTTGACTGGCGGATCGCCTTCGGGCGCACGTGTCGGATCGTTCGGCGGCACATCGTCGGGCGGCGGCGACGGGTCGGGATCGCTGGTGGGGAGCGGGACATCGGGATCGACCGCGGGTGGCGTCGGCGTATGCAGATGCAAGGTCGGTCTGCGTCGTGTGCTGAACAGAATCATTGTTATCTCCATGATGGGTGCCTGATGTTCGCAAACCGCCGTTTGCAATCGGCATGCCACTCGGTCCACTTCCCAAGAATTCCGGCGCTGACCGTGTGGAACGGCTATTGCTCGGTCAACGCATGCGCGCGGCGCCGAGCGTCGACGCGCGCCGTCATATCACATCGAACACGACGCACTGAAGTGCAGGGATAAGGGAAAGACAAATGGCGCGACATAAGGCCGACGTGGCTGACGACGACTTCGAGATTTACGCCAGCTATCACGGAACAGGCGATGGCCGTTACGTAGGTGGACTGAAGGTAGTCAGAAAGGCGGACAGAAAAATTCTGTTTCCATTCGACGGCGCGCCGGAGATCGGGCCATACGCAACCGCCGACGAGGCGCGGCGCGCCGCGATCGACTATGGTCGGGAGATTGTCGCCGCGGATCGCGCGGCCCCTGAAAAGTGACGAGAGCGGCGTGAGCGCGCTGCCCGCAAAACGCAACGGCTCAGGGTATGCCGCCGAGCGATGGAGAAATCGTGCTGCCCCGACCGGGATCGTCGGGATGTTCGTCGGGCACCGTCGGTCGGACGGATAACGGCGGATGGGTGCGGTAGCAACTATCGATCGAAGTATCGGCGAGGCAGCGCTGGAATGCGTCCGCGTCGTTCTTTTGGGCGAATGTGTAAAGGGTTCGCTCGACTTGCACTTCCGTTTCGGACAGGCGAATGGTCGTCATCGTCATGAGGATCTCCTTTTTACAAATGGTGGTCCGGACCTCCACTTGAAACGCCGCAACCGACGTGCCCACCGTGGTTCGAGTGCGCTTTCCGCACAGTCGGCGGAGAGGGACCGGATGTTGCTGCAATGACGATATACCCGACAACATGAGGAGGGCGTCATGCAGGACAGCAAACCCCAGGATAGCTCCGCCGAACACAGTGCCGAGGCGGTGAAACAGCGTAACAAGCCGAGCGGCACGCACTATGTCGAACCCAGCCCGCTGGGCATCGAGCCCGTCGAGCAGACCGGCGTGGACAAGCAGACTAATCCGCCGAGCTCCAGCGAGAGCCCCGCGCAAACCGCCGAGGTGCCCTTGGGCACAGGCTCCCATGCCGAGCCGCCGGGAGGGGGCGGACGCGAGTCGCAGCGCAAGAACTGACGCGCCACGTGCTGCTTCGACACGCGGTGGTGTCGTACATGCAAATCCCACCAGGGGAGGATTCACTTCATATGTTTGAAAAATTCGTTCACCGACACGGTCACGCGCGCAAAGCGGCTCAAAGAATCGCGCGCGCGCAGGCGGGCGCGCTTTATGCGGCGCTGAAAAGATCGCCGGGGCCGACGCGCGCGCCGGATTCCGCGCAACATCGTGAGCATCGGGGCGCAAAGGAGCATGCCATGCACAACGATTCGCTGCATGGATTCGATGCGGCTCAAACGGAGTACGAAGCCTTCATGCTGAAGCCGCATGATTGGGTGCCGAATAACCGCAAGCTGCCGGTCGTGATCTACCGGCGTGCGCTCATGCCGGACAGCGGCGACCTCGGTGCCGCATTCGAAATCCTGTTCGAACGCAACGCATGGCCGACGCAATGGCGCGATGGCATCTTCGACTACCATCATTTCCACGCTACCGCGCACGAAATTCTGGGCGTGACCGACGGGTCCGCGCAAGTGATCATAGGCGGACCGGGCGGCACGGTGGTGACGCTGTCCGCCGGCGACGCGATCCTGCTGCCAGCCGGCACCGGACATTGCCTGCAATCGTTCGCGCGGCACTTCCGGGTGGTGGCCGGTTATCCCGAGGGGCAGCAATGGGATATCCGCCGCGAGGCGCTCACGCCGGACGAACTGGCGGCCATGGAGGCGTTGCCTTTTCCGTCGCTGGATCCGATTGACGGCAAACACGGTCCGCTGGTGGAGCATTGGCTGCATGCAGCCTGAGGCGGTCGCTTCTTTTTGACTTGTAGCCGCGACGATCCGAACGATTCTGTAGCGCAAGCCCTCTGAAAGATAATCCGCTGCTTCCTTCCAACAGCAACCCTGTACATGCGGCACGTCACGCTCCGTGCAGGTTTGCGCGCATTGGCGCATCATCGTCGAGTCTCGCAGCGGTTCCTCATGCGTTCTGCCACATCAACACGGTTCGCCGGGTTCGCCGACGCAGGCAGTGCGTCCCGGTCGTCTCTTTCACGCCGAACAAGGAGTGTCCCATGCAAAACGATCCCGCCCTCGATCAGCTGTGTATCAACACGATTCGCACGCTGTCGATGGACGCTGTGCAAAAGGCCAATTCCGGTCACCCCGGCACGCCGATGGCATTGGCACCCGTTGCCTATCACCTGTGGCAAAACCATCTGCGTTACGACCCGGACGAGCCGCTGTGGCCGAATCGCGATCGCTTCGTGCTCTCGGTCGGGCATGCATCGATGCTGTTGTATTCACTGTTGCACCTGGCGAACGTCAAGGCCGTGGATGACGGCGGCAAGCCCACTAACGGACCCGCTGTGTCGCTCGACGATATCGAGCATTTCCGTCAATTGGGCAGCAAGACACCGGGCCACCCCGAATACCGGATGACGACCGGCGTCGAGACCACCACCGGCCCGCTCGGGCAAGGGCTCGGCAACAGTGTCGGCATGGCGATGGCGGCACGCTGGTACGAGAGCCACTTCAACCAACCGGATGCGCCGCTGTTCGACTATCGGGTCTACGCGCTGTGTGGCGACGGCGACATGATGGAAGGCATCTCGCACGAGGCGGCTTCGCTCGCGGGACATCTCAAGCTGTCCAATCTGATCTGGATCTATGACAGCAACCGCGTCACGATCGAGGGCCATACGGACCTCGCCTATAGCGACGACGTGGAGAGCCGCTTTCGCGGCTACAACTGGCACACGCTGCATGTGAACGACGCGAATGACGCCGCCGCGCTCGAAGCAGCGTTCGTCGAAGCGAAAAGCATCACCGACAGGCCGACCCTGATCGTGGTGCACAGCATTATCGGCTGGGGCGCGCCGCATAAGCAGGACACTTCGGCGGCGCACGGCGAACCGCTCGGCGTCGAGGAAGTGGCGCTCGCCAAAAAGGCGTACGGCTGGCCCGAGGATAAATTTTTCTACGTGCCGGACGGTGTGCACGAACGCTTCGCTGCGGGCTTCGGCGCGCGTGGCAAGGCGGCGCGCGAGGACTGGCAGGCGAAGTACGACGCTTACAACAAGAAGCACCCGGAACTGGCGCGTGAATTCGCCCAGATCGAAGCGCACGAATTGCCGGCAGGTTGGGACAGCGACATTCCCACCTTCGATGCGGACCCGAAGGGTGTCGCTTCACGCGATTCGTCGGGCAAGGTGCTCAACGCGATTGCCGCGCGCGTTCCATGGATGATCGGCGGCGCGGCCGACCTCGCGCCTTCCACCAAAACCAATCTGAAGTTCGAGGGCGCGGGCAGCTTCGAACACGACAATTACGGCGGCTGCAACCTGCATTTCGGCATTCGCGAACACGCGATGGGCGCGGCAGTCAACGGCCTCGCGCTGTCGAATCTGCGGCCGTTCGGCTCGACCTTCCTGATTTTCAGCGACTATATGAAGCCGCCAATCCGCCTCTCGGCGATCATGGAAGTGCCGGCTATCTACGTGTTCACGCACGATTCGATCGGCGTGGGCGAAGATGGTCCGACGCATCAGCCGATCGAGCAGCTAGCGTCGCTGCGCGGCGTGCCGGGGCTGACCGTGCTGCGTCCGGGCGACGCCAACGAAGTGGCCGAGGCGTGGCGTGCAGCACTTGCCGATCCGCGGCGGCCGTCGTGCATCGTCGTGTCGCGTCAGCCGCTGCCCACGCTGGACCGCAGCCGCTATGCGGCGGCGAGCGGCACGCAGAAGGGCGCCTACGTGCTGGCCGATGCCGCCGATGGACAGAAGCCGCAAGTGATCCTGATGGCGACCGGCAGCGAACTCTCGGTTTGCGTCGACGTGTACGAGAAGCTCAAGAGCGAGGGCATCGCGGCGCGTGTCGTGTCGATGCCGTCCTGGGATATCTTCGAGCGGCAGGACGAGGCGTATCAGGATTCGGTGTTGCCACCGGACGTGGACGCGCGCGTGGCGGTCGAACAGGCTGCCTCGCTGGGCTGGGACCGCTATGTGGGGCGTCTCGGCGCGCAGGTGGTGATGCATACGTTCGGCGCTTCCGCGCCGCTTGCCGAGCTGAAGAAGAAGTTCGGCTTCACGCCGGAGCATGTGTACGAAGCGGCGAAGCAGCAGATCGAGCGGGTGAAGTCCAAGCGCAGCCAGGAGTAG encodes:
- a CDS encoding AAA family ATPase is translated as MNAPELTEDENLGLYQRATEGGAEWWRVSVADRPENYRLEHGVDNGGEPGAVDIDLVVDAENLRAKLKKWRREGFAIETDNAASEQSAAGRVAFMPELQRAAARTAAAKHRQVEGTGETVRIGRVDVPCGVGNPLVPRLNPAYLFSERFNDIVEDIVENRRVMLIGHTGAGKTSLIEQVAARSHHGVLRSNMNGQTTVGDFVGFWTVKGGETIWVDGVLPTAMREGLWLIVDEIDFAEPSILAALTAVLEPHGRLVLKEKGNEIVAPHPAFRLFATANAVGAMSQFRHLYQGANLMNEAFLDRWRVYLLDYLSPAEEADVLMATLAPHMTRALATTLAAIAADCRAAFAREDLSSAFSTRRLLDWAELMLRTGDPERAAGPAIYAKVSPEDAALIRGIIRHHIAPAADA
- the tkt gene encoding transketolase, which gives rise to MQNDPALDQLCINTIRTLSMDAVQKANSGHPGTPMALAPVAYHLWQNHLRYDPDEPLWPNRDRFVLSVGHASMLLYSLLHLANVKAVDDGGKPTNGPAVSLDDIEHFRQLGSKTPGHPEYRMTTGVETTTGPLGQGLGNSVGMAMAARWYESHFNQPDAPLFDYRVYALCGDGDMMEGISHEAASLAGHLKLSNLIWIYDSNRVTIEGHTDLAYSDDVESRFRGYNWHTLHVNDANDAAALEAAFVEAKSITDRPTLIVVHSIIGWGAPHKQDTSAAHGEPLGVEEVALAKKAYGWPEDKFFYVPDGVHERFAAGFGARGKAAREDWQAKYDAYNKKHPELAREFAQIEAHELPAGWDSDIPTFDADPKGVASRDSSGKVLNAIAARVPWMIGGAADLAPSTKTNLKFEGAGSFEHDNYGGCNLHFGIREHAMGAAVNGLALSNLRPFGSTFLIFSDYMKPPIRLSAIMEVPAIYVFTHDSIGVGEDGPTHQPIEQLASLRGVPGLTVLRPGDANEVAEAWRAALADPRRPSCIVVSRQPLPTLDRSRYAAASGTQKGAYVLADAADGQKPQVILMATGSELSVCVDVYEKLKSEGIAARVVSMPSWDIFERQDEAYQDSVLPPDVDARVAVEQAASLGWDRYVGRLGAQVVMHTFGASAPLAELKKKFGFTPEHVYEAAKQQIERVKSKRSQE
- a CDS encoding FdhF/YdeP family oxidoreductase; this translates as MSTDEIAGTAPDNAEADCTPDSAPIKEYRNAAGGWGSVKAVASILVQEHVTLNGSRILAQQNKADGFACVSCSWAKPADPHLFEFCENGAKATAWEITSKRVEADFFATHTLNELRAWSGLELESRGRLTAPMRWDATSDRYVQTTWEHAFAEIARELQAIHPNEAVFYASGRASLETSYMYALLARLYGTNNLPDSSNMCHESTSVGLPKTIGVPVGTVQLEDFTHTDCMLFFGHNTGTNAPRMLHQLQDARKRGVEIITFNPLKERGLVNFANPQSPLDMLTPADTQISTQYHQIKIGGDAAAIAGLCKLLIEWDDDAQRNAAPRVLDAAFIAEHTHGFEAFADAMRATSWEEIEQRSQLSRAALESVARVYAQANASMVLYGMGITQHRNGVHNVQMLSNLLLLRGNIGRPGAGICPIRGHSNVQGQRTVGITEKPELTPLDTLKDLYGFEPPRDKGMSTVEACRGVLDGKVKAFIGLGGNFQVAIPDHHVMDPAWQRLRLTVQIATKLNRSHLLHGEVAYLLPCLGRIEIDRQASGEQWVSVEDSTACVHGSHGMAEPAGDMLLSEPAIVAGIAKALLPRNPNLDWDAWVDDYALVREAIERTYPDQFKGFNQRFRQPGGFHRPLAACERKWNTENGKANFIVPDTLDEDADMPSRGPDVLRLMTTRGDSQFNTTVYGLDDRFRGVQGSREVLLMHQDDMTRLGFAEGEAVCISTDSNDGIAREIDGMYVHAFDIPRGCIMGYYPECNRLIPLSHHAKTSQVPASKSIPVRLRKSTLVTEAAA
- a CDS encoding MBL fold metallo-hydrolase, translating into MTPQIEAFYDATTGTFTYVVYASEGSACAVIDPVLDYDPKSGGTSTESAERVVAFVNAHELRVQWLLETHAHADHLSAAQYLKEALGGEIAIGESIRIVQSTFRRIFNLGEDVPADGRQFDHLFQPGETFSIGELSGEALHVPGHTPADMAYRIGDAVFVGDTLFMPDVGSARCDFPGGDAHTLYESVRRLLALPPDTRLCMCHDYPPPSRGPQWQTTVAEQRRGNIHLHDGVSVAEFVAMRTARDRTLGMPTLILPAIQVNIRAGSLPEPEDNGVRYLKIPLNAF
- a CDS encoding DUF6723 family protein, encoding MARHKADVADDDFEIYASYHGTGDGRYVGGLKVVRKADRKILFPFDGAPEIGPYATADEARRAAIDYGREIVAADRAAPEK
- a CDS encoding cupin domain-containing protein produces the protein MHNDSLHGFDAAQTEYEAFMLKPHDWVPNNRKLPVVIYRRALMPDSGDLGAAFEILFERNAWPTQWRDGIFDYHHFHATAHEILGVTDGSAQVIIGGPGGTVVTLSAGDAILLPAGTGHCLQSFARHFRVVAGYPEGQQWDIRREALTPDELAAMEALPFPSLDPIDGKHGPLVEHWLHAA
- a CDS encoding porin, with the translated sequence MAALAVASPLAYGQTSVTLYGRLDAGLEYLDHINNGAGGSSSRWSAEGGDWGTSMLGLKGNEDLGGGLNAIFNLETGLQVMNGTTSGGRLWSRRAFAGLKSQQWGTLQAGRNLFIDSDGVWEFDPFVQQAFSSASLVRGRNWQQTSNNVEYHSPVFWGFDVQAQYAFGNQPGAFNSGAVGEFGRSDGIMLTYHSPLFDVRGIYDELRDVNGHFSNIFQASREYFVGANVRLDSLKLQGAYTHYSAPDSPAGVADTADHYWLGATYTFQPRWAVTAGGFYVKVGDGSGDAAHDPSGHAMMYVLGTTYNLSKRTFLYGTVGYVHNGSNSNFSLEASPRDAVGNTSPLVGESQTGAYVGMLHQF
- a CDS encoding cobalamin biosynthesis protein CobT, producing the protein MHATRNLRDTRGFAFESTLSKVARVLTGQYGVTVAFSPDGPRVEPGRIVIPAYELNGEVERDVLIGYLDLLVARAKHASLAQLDALPAGIVATLAQVVEDRRVCGQLLDEYPGARWFIGRLRLHAAERVLQRWPKLHWRDRLVWLVERALWDEPPTRTEASQSLLAALHAAQDLLDEARVSRSTAQSIAAAQALVARVRALSAGEVNSMAFTADPLEDIDTETAASSSAPRDDDETTRPDQNSATSPPSDRSSGAQADNAVGMGQSLADAQQPSERSEGEAAGSIADASRARLSIPLATEFDDIRDLTGQGDSAAWRELRTQARADTAPLKEKLERALSADERTRWRREQERGEIDRTALAKLATSPGYRTPFRTQRPAKGRDVAVTLLIDRSGSMAGRKIELARQCAAALCDALTQLSFDCEVLGYCSVESVPMKQLYERQRATGADLRRYNRFVERLDLKVYKRFGATDMSGIAAIDCGHENPDGEALAWAATRLADHQAERRILMVFSDGYPSTGDGDPQVLRSDLRERVAAIGKRGIELVGIGVLTDAVEDFYPHNVVVSRLAELPATVFSVLSSMLLTR